A window of Halobacillus naozhouensis genomic DNA:
AGCACTCATGATGAACGATCAAGGGTACGTGACGGAGGGTTCAGCGGATAATATTTTTATCGTCAAGAATGGCACGATTTACACTCCGCCCGTGTACCTCGGAGCGTTGGAAGGAATCACGCGCAATGCGATTATTGACCTTGCTGAGGAAAAAGGGTACGAAATGAAGCAGGAACCGTTCACAAGGCACGATGTCTATGTGGCTGATGAAGTCTTTTTAACAGGGACGGCTGCTGAAGTCATTGCGGTAGTTGAAGTAGATCAGCGAAAAGTGGGAGACGGAAAGCCTGGTGTCGTTACGAGCCACTTGCTATCTGAGTTTAGAAAGATTACGACAACGGATGGCGTTCAAGTGTATCCGCCTAAAGATAAAGTGCAAGTTAGTTAGGTGCAATTTTTTACTAAACAACTGAATCCAAAAACTCGAAGACAGGAATAAAGGAATAAGATTAAGCTTTCCCAGAGAGCCGGGGTTGCTGGAAGCCCGGAACTGCTGCTTATTCCGACATCATCCTTGAGTGTCCCAACTGAACGATTTCTTTAAGTAGGTGGGATCAGGTGTTATTCGAACACCTGTTATCAAAACGAGAGCTTGAAAGCGATAAGCTCCTTGAGGCGTACGTTTGTACGCGAATGAGGGTGGTACCGTGGAATAACAAGAAGACCTTTTCACCCCTCTTTCTCTCTACCAATCTGTGTAGAGGAGAAGAGGGAGGAAAAGGTCTTTTTTTATAACTAAAGTACTCATCATTATTACTTTTTAGGAGGGATTAAAAATCTATGAAGGCTGAAGCAACTTACAACGTGAAGACAGCACCACGCACGGGAGCGGATTTGTTAGTGGAAGCACTAATTGAACAGGGGGTTGATACGTTATTTGGATATCCGGGTGGAGCTGTGCTCCCGATTTACGATGCGATCTACCGGGCTGGAGGGTCTTTCGATCATATATTGCCGCGTCACGAACAGGGCGCGATTCATGCTGCTGAAGGCTATGCGCGAGTATCGGGGCGTCCGGGAGTTGTAATCGGCACTTCAGGTCCGGGTGCTACCAACTTAATTACCGGAATTGCTGATGCCATGATGGATTCTCTGCCGGTTGTCATTTTCACCGGGCAGGTGGCCAAGGGAGTGATCGGAACTGATGCTTTTCAGGAATCAGATGTGATGGGGATCACAACTCCAATTACGAAGCATAACTACCAGGTTCAGCGTATTGAGGAGCTGCCGAGGATCGTTAAAGAAGCGTTTCATATCGCTACAACAGGACGTCCAGGACCGGTTGTTGTGGATATTCCAAAAGACATTTCATCGACGGTTCACGAAGCAAAAGTAGATGCTAGCTTCCACTTGCCGGGATATCAGCCGACACTTAACCCCAACCCGCTGCAAATTAAAAAATTACATGACGCCTTGCTGCAAGCGAAAAAGCCGGTGGTTTTAGCCGGAGCGGGAATCATTCATGCAGGCGGATCAGAGGAACTGAGCAAGTTCGTCGAGGCTTATGAACTGCCGGTAACGACGACGCTATTAGGGTTAGGGAGTTTTCCAGGCAGCAGCCAACTCTCACTGGGTATGGCCGGTATGCACGGAACGTACACAGCGAACATGGCGCTGTATGAAAGTGACTTGCTCATCAATATCGGGGCACGGTTTGATGACAGGCTGACAGGGAATTTACAGCATTTTGCCCCACACGCGAAAGTTGCTCATGTGGATGTTGATCCGGCTGAAATTGGTAAAAACGTTCCAACGGATATCCCGATTGTATCGGATGCAAAAGCTGCTTTAGAAGCGTTGAATCATCATCCTTCATCAAAGCTTAATCACAATGACTGGCTCGAAAAGACTCAGGCCAATAAAGATGAGTTTCCGCTATGGCATCAAGATGTTGACTCAGAAATTGCACCACAGTGGCTTATGAAAAAAGTTCATAATTATACAAACGGGGATTCGATCGTGACAACAGATGTAGGCCAGCATCAAATGTGGGCGGCACAATATTACAGCTTTCATCAGCCCAATCGCTGGGTAACGTCAGGGGGACTTGGGACAATGGGCTTTGGCTTTCCGGCAGCAGTTGGAGCTCAAGTTGCTGATCCTGATGCAAAAGTTATCGCCGTTGTCGGGGATGGCGGATTTCAAATGACGATGCAGGAACTTTCGCTTCTTCAGGAAAGGAAGCTGCCTGTTAAAGTCCTCATCGTAAATAACCAGGCACTAGGCATGGTAAGGCAGTGGCAGGAGAGTTTTTATGATAAACGTTATTCCCATTCGATTATTGATACGCAGCCAGATTTTGTGAAATTAGCAGAAAGTTATCAAATTCCAGGCTATCGATTGGATTCGAGAGACCAGGTAGAGGAAATTCTACCGTCCGTATTAAATGACCCTCATCCAGCCGTAATTGACTGTCGCGTCATGCAAGAAGAAAATGTCTATCCAATGATTGCACCAGGAAAAGGGCTGCATGAGATGATCGGGGTGAAACGATGAAACGTATTGTCACAGCGATCGTTCACAACCGAAGCGGCGTATTAAACCGGGTGACCGGCTTACTGGCCAAACGACAATTTAATATTGAAAGCATTTCGGTAGGCCGCACCGAAACAGAGGGAGTTTCCAAAATGACCTTTGTCGTGGAAATCGAGGATGAACGAAAGCTTGAGCAGTTGACGAAACAGTTAAATAAACAGGTAGATGTCCTAAAAGTTTCTGATATTACCGATAAAGCGATTGTCGCTCGCGAGCTGGCAATGATCAAAGTTATCAGCAACCCGCAAGTTCGCAGCGAGATTCAAGGCATCATTGAACCATTCAGGGCAACAGTGATCGATGTCAGCCGCGAGAATACAACGATTCAAGTGACCGGCAACTCAGACAAAGTAGATGCCCTGATTGACTTGCTCCGCCCATACGGAATCAAGGAATTAGCCAGAACAGGGTTGACCGCATTCACAAGAGGTCATCAAAAACAGGTAGCAGAGATTAAATCATATTCGTTATTAAAATAAGGCTATTTTTATAGATTGTTGTTTTTAAAAGAGTTTGTGAAAGCAAACCATTGATATAGAAGTTGATTGGAGCGGAAAGCGAGCATCTGGAGAGAAATCAACCACTCTCTTTAATATAGCAAAAAGTTTACGAAAACAGCCTAAAATAAAAATGGGAAAGGATGAATGAACAATGGCACAAGTTTACTATCACAATGATATCAAAGATGAGGTACTAAAAAACAAAAAGATCGCAGTTGTAGGGTATGGCTCCCAAGGACACGCACACGCACGGAATTTGAAGGACAGCGGCTATGACGTGGTAGTTGGATTGAGAAAAGGGAAATCATGGGATCAAGCAGTGGAAGATGGTGTAGAAGTAAAAACCGTCGCAGATGCAGTAGCTGAAGCAGATGTCGTGATGGTTCTGCTTCCTGATGAGCATCAGCCTAAAGTGTATGAGGAACAAATCAAACCAAACCTGAAAGCAGGAGCAGCTTTAGCTTTTGCCCATGGCTTTAATGTTCATTTCAACCAAGTGGTCGCTCCTGATAACGTAGACGTTTTCCTCGTGGCTCCGAAAGGACCAGGACACCTAGTACGCCGTACATTTGAAGAAGGAGCAGGTGTTCCATCATTGTTCGGTGTTGAGCAGGATGTTACAGGATCAGCCCGGGAAGTAGCTCTCGCCTATTCAAAAGGAATCGGCAGCGGGCGTGCAGGTATACTAGAAACAACCTTCCAGGAAGAAACCGAAACTGATCTATTCGGAGAGCAAGCCGTACTGTGCGGCGGACTTACAAGCTTAGTAAAATCAGGATTTGAAACGCTGACAGAAGCGGGTTATCAACCGGAAGTTGCTTACTTCGAATGTCTGCACGAGTTGAAGTTGATCGTCGATCTCATGTATGAAGGCGGACTTGAAGGCATGCGTTATTCCATCTCGGATACAGCCCAATGGGGAGACTTCGTTTCAGGACCGCGTGTCGTAAATGAAGAAACCAAAGCTCGTATGAAAGAAGTTCTTAATGAAATCCAATCCGGCAAGTTTGCAAAAGGCTGGATCCTTGAAAACCAGGCAAATCGCCCTGAATTTAACGCCGTGAATGCCCGCGAGAGTCAACATCAAATCGAGAAAGTAGGGAAGGAGTTACGTGAATTAATGCCTTTTGTTAAGAAATCTCAATCAAAAGAAAAGGAAGTGGTCACACATGGCTCACGTTAATGTATTCGATACAACGCTACGAGATGGGGAACAATCTGCAGGCGTTAACTTGAATCGTTTAGAGAAGATTGAGATTGCTAAGCAATTGGAACGGCTGGGTGTAGATATTATGGAGGCGGGCTTCCCCGCTTCCTCTCAGGAAGATTTTGAAGCGGTGAAAGAGATTGCCAATACGGTTCGGAATTGCTCGGTAACCGCCCTTGCCAGGTCGTATAAAAGTGATATCGACACGGCCTGGGAAGCGCTGAAAGGAGGCGCCGAGCCCCGGCTTCACATTTTTCTAGCCACGTCACCGATTCACATGACGCATAAGCTGAAAAAAACACCGGATGAAGTCATCGAAACAGCGGTCGAATCGGTTGCTTATGCGAAAGAGAAATTCCCATTTGTTCAGTGGTCAGCAGAAGATGCAACTCGCTCGGATTACGATTTTCTTGTTCACATTATCGAAAAAGTGATCGAGGCAGGGGCAGACGTGATCAACTTGCCGGATACGGTTGGTTATGCAACTCCTGTTGAATACGGCAAACTTTTCAACTATGTTCGAGAACACGTGAAGAATATCGATCAGGTTACCTTGTCTGCTCATTGTCACGATGATCTTGGGATGGCGGTCAGTAATTCGCTGTCTGCGATTGAAGCGGGAGCAGGGCAAATTGAAGGAACGATCAATGGAATTGGAGAACGCGCCGGTAATGCAGCGCTTGAAGAAATTTCCGTAGCGCTTGAAATCCGGAAAGACCACTATGATTTTCATACAGGATTGGTCTTGAAAGAAATTAAAAGAACGAGTGATCTCGTCAGTAAGCTGACGGGCATGCAAATACCGGGTAACAAAGCAGTCGTTGGCCGTAATGCCTTTGCCCATGAATCAGGCATTCACCAGGATGGCGTGCTGAAAGAGGCCACGACATACGAAATTATCACTCCTAATATGGTTGGTATCGATTCCAATAACCTTGTACTCGGAAAACATTCTGGTCGTCACGCCTTTAAGCAAAAGGCAGAATCATTAGGATTCCAATTGACAGACAGCAAACTAAAAGAAGCTTTTCTTTCGTTTAAAGATTTAACAGGCAAGAAGAAAGAAGTGACAGACGGGGACCTGTTTGCGATTCTTACAGATAAACAGACGGAAAATGAAGATGTGGCGAAATATGAATTGAAAGCTTTTCAAGTTCAATATGGAAGTATCAATCGTCCAACGGCGACAATCCTGCTCACGAGACCTGACGGCAAGGAAGTGGAAAAAGCGAGTACTGGAGAAGGAAGCGTTGAGGCGATCTACAACACACTGGATGAGCTGCTGGATGAAGAAGTGCATTTGCAAGATTACCAGTTGAGTTCAATTGGTAAAG
This region includes:
- the ilvB gene encoding biosynthetic-type acetolactate synthase large subunit; translation: MKAEATYNVKTAPRTGADLLVEALIEQGVDTLFGYPGGAVLPIYDAIYRAGGSFDHILPRHEQGAIHAAEGYARVSGRPGVVIGTSGPGATNLITGIADAMMDSLPVVIFTGQVAKGVIGTDAFQESDVMGITTPITKHNYQVQRIEELPRIVKEAFHIATTGRPGPVVVDIPKDISSTVHEAKVDASFHLPGYQPTLNPNPLQIKKLHDALLQAKKPVVLAGAGIIHAGGSEELSKFVEAYELPVTTTLLGLGSFPGSSQLSLGMAGMHGTYTANMALYESDLLINIGARFDDRLTGNLQHFAPHAKVAHVDVDPAEIGKNVPTDIPIVSDAKAALEALNHHPSSKLNHNDWLEKTQANKDEFPLWHQDVDSEIAPQWLMKKVHNYTNGDSIVTTDVGQHQMWAAQYYSFHQPNRWVTSGGLGTMGFGFPAAVGAQVADPDAKVIAVVGDGGFQMTMQELSLLQERKLPVKVLIVNNQALGMVRQWQESFYDKRYSHSIIDTQPDFVKLAESYQIPGYRLDSRDQVEEILPSVLNDPHPAVIDCRVMQEENVYPMIAPGKGLHEMIGVKR
- the ilvN gene encoding acetolactate synthase small subunit; this translates as MKRIVTAIVHNRSGVLNRVTGLLAKRQFNIESISVGRTETEGVSKMTFVVEIEDERKLEQLTKQLNKQVDVLKVSDITDKAIVARELAMIKVISNPQVRSEIQGIIEPFRATVIDVSRENTTIQVTGNSDKVDALIDLLRPYGIKELARTGLTAFTRGHQKQVAEIKSYSLLK
- the ilvC gene encoding ketol-acid reductoisomerase; amino-acid sequence: MAQVYYHNDIKDEVLKNKKIAVVGYGSQGHAHARNLKDSGYDVVVGLRKGKSWDQAVEDGVEVKTVADAVAEADVVMVLLPDEHQPKVYEEQIKPNLKAGAALAFAHGFNVHFNQVVAPDNVDVFLVAPKGPGHLVRRTFEEGAGVPSLFGVEQDVTGSAREVALAYSKGIGSGRAGILETTFQEETETDLFGEQAVLCGGLTSLVKSGFETLTEAGYQPEVAYFECLHELKLIVDLMYEGGLEGMRYSISDTAQWGDFVSGPRVVNEETKARMKEVLNEIQSGKFAKGWILENQANRPEFNAVNARESQHQIEKVGKELRELMPFVKKSQSKEKEVVTHGSR
- a CDS encoding 2-isopropylmalate synthase — protein: MAHVNVFDTTLRDGEQSAGVNLNRLEKIEIAKQLERLGVDIMEAGFPASSQEDFEAVKEIANTVRNCSVTALARSYKSDIDTAWEALKGGAEPRLHIFLATSPIHMTHKLKKTPDEVIETAVESVAYAKEKFPFVQWSAEDATRSDYDFLVHIIEKVIEAGADVINLPDTVGYATPVEYGKLFNYVREHVKNIDQVTLSAHCHDDLGMAVSNSLSAIEAGAGQIEGTINGIGERAGNAALEEISVALEIRKDHYDFHTGLVLKEIKRTSDLVSKLTGMQIPGNKAVVGRNAFAHESGIHQDGVLKEATTYEIITPNMVGIDSNNLVLGKHSGRHAFKQKAESLGFQLTDSKLKEAFLSFKDLTGKKKEVTDGDLFAILTDKQTENEDVAKYELKAFQVQYGSINRPTATILLTRPDGKEVEKASTGEGSVEAIYNTLDELLDEEVHLQDYQLSSIGKGRDALAEVYVQLTVNEVTTSGRGSAQDVLEASAHAFLNAVNRTLQSNEQPVNKVQA